Within Microbacterium oryzae, the genomic segment GGGCGGGATGCGCGAGGCGATCTGCACACCGGCCCTCGGCCATCCCGCCGGGCGTAGTCTCGAATCGTGACCGAGCTCAGCTTCACTCACGCGCCCGAGGCGAACCGCTACGAGCTGCGGCGTGGCGACGATCTCGTGAGCGTTCTCGACTACCGTGACAACGGCCAGACTGTCGCCCTGACGCGCGCCTACACGAACCCCGCGCACCGCGGCCATGGGTACGCCGCCATCGTCACCGACCGTGCCGTCGCCGAGATCGAGGCGCAGGGGGATCGCCGCGTGCTGCCGGTGTGCTGGTACGTCGCCGACTGGTTCGCCGCGCACCCCGAGCGCACCGCCGTGCTCGCCGCCCGCTGAGCCGGGGCGACCGCATGCGGCTGTGGACCATCCACCCCTCCCTGCTCGATCGGACCGGTCTCGTCGCCGAGTGGCGCGAGGGACTGCTCGCGCAGGCGGTGCTGCTGGGGAAGACCCGCGGCTACACGCAGCACCCGCAGCTGCACCGCTTCCGCAGGCACGCCCATCCGACCGCCGCGATCGGCGTCTACCTCGCTGAGGTGCGCGCCGAGGCCGAGCGCCGCGGGTACAACTTCGACGCGTCGCGAATCGTGCAGCCGCCGCCCGCGGAGCCTCTCGCGACGATCTACACGACGTCGGGGCAGCTCGAGTACGAGTGGGAGCACCTGCTACGGAAGCTCGCCGTCCGCGCACCCGACCTGCATACGGCGCATGCCGCGCTGCCGGGCCCCACGGCCCATCCGCTCTTCACGATCATCCCGGGGCCGATCGAGAGCTGGGAACGGCCCTGACCCGTCCCGGTGCGCGCTCGCCGCGGTAGCGTGGCGCGCATGCGCATCCTCCTCATCGGCGGCACCGGCAACATCAGCTCCTACGTCACCGCGCTCGCGGTGGAGGGCGGTCACGACGTGGCCGTGCTCAATCGCGGCAAGAGCGAGGTGCCGGATGGCGTCCGCTCGCTGATCGGGGACGCCGGCGATGCCGCGTCGATCGAGCAGGCGGTCGGCGATGAGACGTTCGACGTGGTGGCGAACTTCCGCAGCTTCTCGCCGCGGCAGGTGACCGACGACATCCGCATCTTCTCCGGACGCACCGCGCAGTACATCTACATCTCCAGCGCCTCGGCGTACCAGAAGCCCGTCGCGCAGGTGCCGATCGTCGAGTCGACGCCGCTGCGGAACCCGTTCTGGGAGTACTCGCGGAAGAAGATCGCCAGCGAGGACCTGCTCGTCGCGGCGTACCGCGAGTCGGGCTTTCCGATGACGATCGTGCGTCCGAGTCACACGTACGGGTCGTCGCTCATCCCGCTCGAGGGCGGCTGGACCACGCTGCAGCGCATCAAGGATGGCCGCCCCATCGTCGTGCACGGGGATGGCACGAGCTGGTGGACGCTCACCCACTCCCGCGACTTCGCGCGCGCGTTCGTGGGGCTCTTCGGCAACCCGCACGCGATCGGTCAGGCCGTGCACATCACGAGCGATGAGAGCCTGACGTGGGACGAGATCGCACGCCAGCTCGGCCGGGCACTCGGGCGCGAGCCGGAGATCGTGCACGTGACGTCGGAGGCGATCGCGCGCGAGATCCCGTCGATGGGCCCCGGTCTCGTGGGCGACAAGGCGCACTCGGTGCTCTTCGACAACACGCGCGTCAAGCGGCTCGTGCCGGGTTGGGTGGCGACGACTCCCTTCTCGGAGGGCGCTCGCGAGATCGTCGAGTGGTATCTGGCGGATGAGTCGCGTCAGGTCGTCGACGAGGAGCTGGATGCTGCGTTCGACCGGCTGGTGGAGAAGTACGGGGCGTAGGGAGGCCCGCCTCCGGGCGCTGCGCTTTCGGGCGTTGAGCGAGCGGAGCGAGTCGAAACGGCACAGCCCACCTTCAGACGTTGAGCGAGCGAAGCGAGCCGAAACGGCGCAACCCGCCTTCGGACGTTGAGCGAGCGGAGCGAGACGAAACGGCGCAAGATGATCCCGGGAAGGAGGCGTCATGGGTCGCTTTAAGACCGCGTTCTTGAAGGTGCTGAATCGCACCCTGAATCCGCTCACACTTCGTGCCGCCCACAGCGGTCGGGGTCCGTTCTCGCTCGTCGAGCACGTCGGCCGTCGCACCGGTCGCACCTACGAGGCGCCGGTCATCCTCGCGCGCGTGCCGGAAGGGTTCGTGACGGAGCTGACTTACGGCCCCGACGTGAACTGGTACCGGAACATCGTTGCCGGTGGCGGACGCGTGCTGTATCAGGGCGAGTGGTTCCCGATCGTCGCCGTCGAGCCGTACGCCGTGCGCGCGGGGCTTCGCGCCTTCGGCCCGCCTGCTTCCTGGGTGCTGCGTGCGTTGAGGCGACGGGAATTTCGGCTGCTGCGGGTCGAGTAGGGCGAGCGAGAGGCTGAAGCGTTCGCCGTCC encodes:
- a CDS encoding GNAT family N-acetyltransferase, giving the protein MTELSFTHAPEANRYELRRGDDLVSVLDYRDNGQTVALTRAYTNPAHRGHGYAAIVTDRAVAEIEAQGDRRVLPVCWYVADWFAAHPERTAVLAAR
- a CDS encoding pyrimidine dimer DNA glycosylase/endonuclease V, translating into MRLWTIHPSLLDRTGLVAEWREGLLAQAVLLGKTRGYTQHPQLHRFRRHAHPTAAIGVYLAEVRAEAERRGYNFDASRIVQPPPAEPLATIYTTSGQLEYEWEHLLRKLAVRAPDLHTAHAALPGPTAHPLFTIIPGPIESWERP
- a CDS encoding SDR family oxidoreductase — its product is MRILLIGGTGNISSYVTALAVEGGHDVAVLNRGKSEVPDGVRSLIGDAGDAASIEQAVGDETFDVVANFRSFSPRQVTDDIRIFSGRTAQYIYISSASAYQKPVAQVPIVESTPLRNPFWEYSRKKIASEDLLVAAYRESGFPMTIVRPSHTYGSSLIPLEGGWTTLQRIKDGRPIVVHGDGTSWWTLTHSRDFARAFVGLFGNPHAIGQAVHITSDESLTWDEIARQLGRALGREPEIVHVTSEAIAREIPSMGPGLVGDKAHSVLFDNTRVKRLVPGWVATTPFSEGAREIVEWYLADESRQVVDEELDAAFDRLVEKYGA
- a CDS encoding nitroreductase family deazaflavin-dependent oxidoreductase, which gives rise to MGRFKTAFLKVLNRTLNPLTLRAAHSGRGPFSLVEHVGRRTGRTYEAPVILARVPEGFVTELTYGPDVNWYRNIVAGGGRVLYQGEWFPIVAVEPYAVRAGLRAFGPPASWVLRALRRREFRLLRVE